A stretch of Camelina sativa cultivar DH55 chromosome 18, Cs, whole genome shotgun sequence DNA encodes these proteins:
- the LOC104763280 gene encoding uncharacterized protein LOC104763280, with amino-acid sequence MSSWSSDQEVDDMVEEEVDSIVEEIQNHWTQSEDPQLPVFRRVHINRDREGGHNRLWSDYFSENPTYTQGMFRRRFRMNKPLFLRIVNSIEHGVPYFKQRRDATGRLGLSALQKCTAAIRMMAYGSAADMMDEYLRLADTTAHKCLEEFVSGVINLFGEEYLRRPTAEDLQRLLNIGEYRGFPGMIGSIDCMHWEWKNCPTAWKGQYSRGSGKPTIVLEAVASQDLWIWHAFFGPPGTLNDINVLDRSPVFDDILEGRAPRITYVVNGWQYKMAYYLTDGIYPKWTTFIQSITLPQGQKNQLLARYQEACRKDVERAFGVLQARFAIVKNPALFLDKAKIGKIMRACIILHNMIVEDERHEYSFYDPSEFYQGEGSGTSHVDLSYSTDRPTNLHNIMTMRNDVRDPKMHDRLQKDLIEHIWQKFGATQQ; translated from the coding sequence ATGTCAAGTTGGAGTTCtgatcaagaagttgatgataTGGTAGAGGAAGAAGTTGACAGTATAGTGGAGGAAATTCAGAACCATTGGACTCAATCGGAAGATCCACAATTACCAGTTTTCAGAAGAGTGCACATTAATAGAGACCGAGAAGGAGGCCACAATCGGTTATGGAGtgattattttagtgagaaTCCCACTTACACTCAAGGTATGTTTCGCCGTCgatttagaatgaacaaaccgTTATTCTTGCGTATTGTTAATAGTATTGAACATGGGGTCCCTTACTTCAAACAAAGACGAGATGCAACTGGAAGGCTCGGTCTTTctgcacttcaaaaatgtacggcagcaattcgtatgatggcatacGGAAGTGCAGCAGATATGATGGACGAATATCTACGACTTGCTGACACCACTGCGCACAAATGCCTTGAAGAATTTGTTAGCGGAGTTATAAATCTTTTCGGAGAAGAGTACCTCAGAAGGCCTACAGCGGAAGACCTCCAACGATTACTGAATATTGGAGAATATCGTGGTTTTCCCGGAATGATAgggagcatagattgtatgcattgggagtggaagaattgtccgaCGGCATGGAAAGGACAGTATTCACGTGGATCTGGAAAACCGACAATCGTACTAGAGGCTGTGGCATCgcaagatttatggatttggcacgcTTTTTTCGGACCACCAGGTacattaaatgatatcaatgttttggacCGCTCACCAGTGTTCGATGATATACTAGAGGGTCGAGCTCCTAGAATTACCTACGTTGTCAATGGATGGCAATACAAAATGGCGTACTATCTCACTGACGGTATCTATCCAAAATGGACaactttcatccaatcaattACACTTCCACAAGGTCAAAAAAACCAACTCCTTGCTAGATATCAAGAAGCATGTCgaaaagatgtagagcgtgcatttggagtttTGCAGGCTCGATTTGCAATCGTAAAGAATCCCGCACTTTTTTTGGATAAAGCAAAAATAGGCAAGATAATGAGAGCTTGTATAAtattgcataacatgatagtggaagacgaacgacatgaaTATAGTTTCTACGATCCATCAGAGTTTTATCAAGGAGAAGGAAGCGGAACTTCTCATGTGGATTTATCATATTCAACAGATAGGCCAACGAATCTCCATAATATAATGACCATGCGAAATGACGTTCGGGATCCAAAAATGCATGACCGCCTTCAAAAAGACTTGATTGAacatatctggcaaaaatttggtgcaacccaACAATAG